The following DNA comes from Salminus brasiliensis chromosome 21, fSalBra1.hap2, whole genome shotgun sequence.
attcttttgtAGCTGTTTGTAACATGGTAATTTAATAGACGTGCTGACGCTGTGAGCAGCTGCTGTCAGAAGAAAAGTTCCTTCTTTAATTCCTACATTTATTTCTTCCTCTACAGCAAGCTTTGCTGAACTCACCTCGACAGAGACGGAAAGGAGCCAAAGGAACCCCCACAATGAAAGGTAGAACATTTACTACCCGTAGAACCGTGTTAAAACCGTGTTAAACTGTCTTAAATCTGCCCTAAAAGTTCGTAAACAGTCCTAAACCTGTCCCACACTATTCTAAACTGTCCAAAACATGTTGTAAACATTCACagtttgtttcactgtgttccATTTACCATTTAAACTGTACTAACCTGTTCTAGATAATCCTAAACCTGTCCTAAAACATCCTAAACTACCCTAAACTGTTCTAAACCTGCCCTAAACCAGCCCTACATTTTGTAAACAGTCATAAACCTGTCCTAAACTATCTTAAACTGTCCTAAATCTGTCTTACACTATCCTCTAAACAGTCCTAAACCTGTCCCAGATTATTCTAAACAGTCCTAAACATGTTCTGACTGTTCACAGTCTGATCCAAACCACTTTAAACTGTACTAACCCGTCCTAAACTACCATAAACTGTCCTGAACTACcctactaaacctaaatctGCTAAACCTGTCATAGACCTTTCTCAACGGTCAACCTGCTTTAAACTTGTcctatactttttaaaaatatcctaCACTGTCTTAAACCTGCCCATTTTGTAAACAGTCCTAAAACTGCCCTAAACTATCCTAAACTGTCATAAATCTGTCCTACACTTCTCTAAACTGTCCTAAACCTGTCCTACACTATCCTAAACTGTCCTAAACCTGTCTTACACTATCGTAAACTGTCCTAAACCTGTCCTACACTATCCTAAACTGTCCTAAACCTGTCTTACACTATCGTAAACTATCCTAAACCTGTCTTACACTATTGTAAACTATCCTAAACCTGTCTTACACAATCCTAAACTATCCTAAACCTGTCTTACACTATCGTAAACTATCCTAAACCTGTCTTACACTATCCTAAACTATCCTAAACCTGTCTTACACTATCGTAAACTATCCTAAACCTGTCTTACACTATTGTAAACTATCCTAAACCTGTCTTACACAATCCTAAACTATCTTAAACCTGTCTTACACTATCGTAAACTATCCTAAACCTGTTTTACACTATCGTAAACTATCCTAAACCTGTCTTACACTATCCTAAACTATCCTAAACCTGTCTTACACTATCGTAAACTATCCTAAACCTGTCTTACACTATTGTAAACTATCCTAAACCTGTCTTACACAATCCTAAACTATCCTAAACCTGTCTTACACAATCCTAAACTATCCTAAACCTGTCTTACACTATCCTAAACTATCCTAAACCTGTCTTACACTATCGTAAACTATCCTAAACCTGTCTTACACTATCCTAAACTGTCCTAAACCTTACACTATCGTATCGTAAACTATTCTAAACCTGTCGTAAACTACCTTAAACTGTCCTAAACTATCCTAAACTGTCCTAAATCTGTCCTACACTAACCTAAACTGTTCTAAACCTGTCATACACTTAAACTGTCCTAAATGATCCTAAACTGTCCTGAACCTGTCCTAAACTATTTTAAACTGTCCTAAACCTGTCATACACTACCCTAACTGCCCTAAACTTGTCCCAGACTATGCTAATGTTCACAGTCTGTTAAAACTACTTAAAACTTCACTTCTTGCCCTAAACTGTCCTAAACTACCATAAACTGTCAACAACTTGTtcaaaacaaacccaaacatcTGGAAGCACACCTGAGGCAGGTCTCTTTAGTGTCGTCTAGCTCCACTGAGGGGGTGATGTAAAGAGAGTGTTTATAGTGAATCAGGGTTTGCACATTGCACAGTGGTGAAGGTTCAGGGTGAACTCTGGGTGATGGACAGTTTGTCTGCTTTGTCTTCAGAGCTGCAGTTCATGGTGGAACACCATCTGTACCGGCAGCAGCAGGGCGCGGCGGACGAATCCTCCGAGAGCTGTTTATCAGAGCGGACAAGTCCTGACGCCATGCCCTGTGGGGAGGAGCTGCCAGTGGATGAAGGAACCTGGACCACGGAGAAGGAGACAGTTGAGGCCCTCGAGAAACTGCGCTGCCAAATGGAGAGTTTATCAGAGGCAGCAGGAGGAACAGAACCTTCTCCCGCCAGGGAACAGCCCGGATCTGCTGCGGTCACCCCGGCAACATCTCAACAACAAGCACCAGCAGGTgaattcacacaaacacacatctgtTCAACAGAAGTTTTTATTTATGATCATTAATGTTCATCAACACCAGAGCAAAGCATGCCATAGTCCATTTGTTCTGTAGGAGTAAGGGAGCATCGGAAAATtcaaataatgtaattatggAGTAATGGATGAATGAAGTAATGTAATTATGGAGTAATGGAGTAGTGT
Coding sequences within:
- the LOC140543384 gene encoding protein phosphatase 1 regulatory subunit 1A-like, with amino-acid sequence METGSPRKIQFTVPLLDSHLDPEAAEQSHLTAEVDEDRLSNHLYKQALLNSPRQRRKGAKGTPTMKELQFMVEHHLYRQQQGAADESSESCLSERTSPDAMPCGEELPVDEGTWTTEKETVEALEKLRCQMESLSEAAGGTEPSPAREQPGSAAVTPATSQQQAPAAAAAAGRSSSTEDPAEPEPPQRSGSERK